A region of Maridesulfovibrio sp. DNA encodes the following proteins:
- a CDS encoding SLC13 family permease, with product MILPALPDPHAIAVLVLTAVALILFSQKKIPLETSSLIVLLILTVGFELFPYQTGGERFNSVNFFSGFGNEALIAVCSLMIAGQGILRTGSLDPVGRMLARLWKKSPSLSFLLTLLLGAFISAFINNVPVVVLLLPVLISVSLRTGSPASSVLMPMGFSTLVGGTATTIGTSTNLLVVAVASDMGLKRIEMFDFVLPAVIVGSISILYLWQIAPRLIPKIEITLTDGSARIFTAHLEVTENSPLVGNPLSKAIELTDNAMEVSSIERGEGKPIYLHPGVILQTGDHLVINDTPDQLKEFEKVLQGTLFPVGSKVPVDSEAGLEAADQQIAEIVIFQGSPLKGTTLKEYHFAERTGMTTLAIHRSGKKLKRYLDKISDIKLKQGDILLVQGPRDKVAELKKNTKVLVLDSTMDLPYSQKVRQAMGIMLGIILTAAFGILPIAISAPCGALLMILTGCMTWRDATRALNVQVVLIVVTSLALGKAMLITGGADYLGKLFVSVSGDAPAALVLSGLMLLMAIFTNIISNNATAVIGTPIALSIAQQLNLEPEPFVLAVLFGANMSFATPMAYKTNLLVMNAGEYSFSDFLRVGTPLVVIMWVTLSIVLPVLYL from the coding sequence ATGATATTACCCGCGCTCCCTGATCCTCATGCTATTGCAGTACTGGTTTTAACTGCTGTTGCATTGATATTGTTCAGCCAAAAAAAGATTCCTCTGGAAACTTCAAGTTTGATTGTTCTCCTTATCCTGACGGTTGGATTTGAACTTTTTCCCTACCAAACTGGCGGTGAAAGGTTTAACTCCGTAAATTTCTTTTCCGGTTTTGGTAACGAAGCACTGATTGCAGTGTGCTCGCTCATGATCGCAGGGCAGGGTATTCTGCGTACAGGATCACTGGACCCTGTGGGACGTATGTTGGCCCGGTTATGGAAAAAAAGTCCTTCTCTTTCATTTTTACTGACCTTGCTGCTGGGTGCTTTCATCAGTGCTTTTATAAATAATGTTCCCGTGGTGGTTCTGCTGTTGCCTGTTCTCATCAGTGTTTCGTTAAGGACAGGTTCTCCTGCTTCATCTGTACTTATGCCTATGGGCTTCTCCACATTGGTCGGTGGCACCGCTACAACTATCGGAACTTCAACAAACCTACTGGTAGTTGCGGTTGCATCTGATATGGGGTTGAAACGTATAGAAATGTTTGATTTTGTATTGCCGGCAGTCATCGTCGGCAGCATCAGCATTTTGTATCTTTGGCAGATAGCCCCGCGTCTTATCCCGAAAATCGAAATTACTCTGACCGACGGGTCGGCTCGAATTTTTACTGCCCATTTGGAAGTTACTGAGAACAGCCCCTTGGTAGGCAATCCACTTTCGAAAGCCATTGAATTGACAGATAATGCTATGGAGGTGTCTTCAATTGAACGTGGCGAAGGAAAACCTATTTATCTGCATCCGGGGGTTATACTGCAAACCGGTGACCATCTTGTTATAAATGACACCCCGGATCAGCTTAAAGAGTTTGAAAAAGTTCTGCAGGGCACTCTTTTCCCTGTGGGATCAAAAGTTCCAGTTGACTCTGAAGCAGGGCTTGAAGCTGCTGACCAGCAAATAGCAGAAATTGTAATTTTTCAGGGCTCTCCGCTGAAAGGTACGACTTTGAAAGAATATCATTTTGCAGAACGTACCGGTATGACCACCCTTGCCATTCATCGTTCCGGGAAAAAACTCAAACGCTATCTGGATAAGATAAGCGACATAAAATTAAAACAGGGCGATATTCTTCTTGTTCAGGGACCGAGGGATAAAGTGGCGGAACTCAAGAAAAACACCAAGGTGCTGGTTCTCGATTCCACAATGGATCTTCCATATTCCCAAAAGGTCCGTCAGGCCATGGGCATCATGCTGGGAATTATTCTGACTGCCGCTTTCGGCATATTGCCTATTGCCATCAGTGCACCATGCGGAGCACTGCTTATGATCCTGACCGGATGCATGACATGGCGGGATGCAACACGGGCGCTGAACGTGCAGGTGGTTTTAATTGTGGTTACAAGTCTGGCCTTGGGCAAAGCCATGTTGATTACAGGAGGCGCGGATTATCTTGGTAAACTGTTCGTGTCGGTTAGCGGCGATGCTCCGGCTGCTTTGGTCTTAAGTGGACTCATGCTGCTCATGGCCATCTTCACCAATATCATTTCCAATAACGCAACAGCTGTAATCGGCACTCCCATTGCGCTTTCCATTGCTCAACAGTTGAATTTGGAGCCGGAACCATTTGTTTTGGCTGTCTTGTTCGGGGCCAATATGAGTTTTGCCACTCCCATGGCTTACAAAACAAATCTACTGGTCATGAACGCCGGGGAATATTCCTTTTCTGATTTCTTAAGAGTAGGGACCCCGCTGGTGGTGATCATGTGGGTTACGCTATCAATCGTTTTACCTGTTCTTTATCTTTAA
- a CDS encoding SEC-C domain-containing protein, which translates to MSELIKVQFDELVAVHKRPSLKQDAGGLFQVVGDIGFSSTAGGVSIKDRYQIEIHIPLEYPDNLPVAREVGGRIPKDFHINPDGTLCLAAEIEVKRRFVKRPTLKYFIEDLVIPFLFQHSFFEKYGKMPFGELSHGAKGTTEFYCDFFKVKDEVIALALLKVIAEDNYRGHHQCPCGSGKILRKCHGPKLLELKALKPHNFFLSEYVGCVFREGEKTVVPNVLKSSRIFNFLKK; encoded by the coding sequence TTGAGTGAATTAATTAAAGTACAGTTTGACGAGCTTGTAGCTGTCCACAAAAGACCATCTTTGAAGCAAGATGCAGGGGGGCTTTTCCAAGTTGTGGGCGATATAGGATTTTCGTCAACAGCTGGGGGAGTCTCCATCAAGGATCGCTACCAGATAGAAATACATATACCTCTAGAGTATCCCGATAACCTTCCAGTGGCGAGAGAAGTTGGTGGTAGAATTCCAAAGGATTTTCATATTAACCCTGACGGTACTCTTTGTTTGGCAGCTGAGATCGAGGTAAAGCGTAGATTTGTTAAAAGGCCGACTTTGAAATATTTCATTGAAGATCTTGTTATACCATTTTTATTCCAACATTCCTTCTTTGAAAAGTATGGTAAAATGCCTTTTGGCGAATTGTCTCACGGTGCAAAAGGTACCACTGAGTTTTATTGCGATTTTTTTAAGGTTAAAGATGAAGTAATAGCATTAGCTCTTTTGAAAGTAATTGCTGAGGATAATTATCGAGGGCATCATCAATGTCCCTGTGGCAGTGGTAAGATTTTGAGGAAATGTCATGGTCCCAAATTGTTAGAACTAAAGGCTCTTAAACCTCATAACTTTTTTCTTTCTGAGTATGTGGGGTGCGTTTTTCGTGAAGGTGAAAAAACCGTTGTTCCGAATGTATTAAAAAGTAGTCGAATATTCAACTTTTTGAAAAAATAA
- a CDS encoding nucleotidyltransferase: MDKLSKEYTFLLDEIARELDISPSKYEQAVERYSSVGEWLGEGDYGHCYDGPDVYPQGSFRMGTVVRPFIDGAEADYDIDLVFELKKRVDETTPREVRQQVGDRLKYHGIYKQLLKPESRRCWTLEYAEEDGVGFHLDVLMAVPKSIGNDAVSITHRNEDCSYEWASSNPKGYAEWFEEKNQVAYAAVEKLQKDFILEGYEGLYANIDEVPDQLVKTPLQRSIQILKRHRDQRFSGHPYEDAKPISMIITTLAAMLYGNEATTFEALTNIVQQLDAHASLIDHGFALESMQAKRDLVIKTDDGKWIIPNPVDPDENFADRWHENDHEKAKYFFQWVKWVRQDLMDILGEQSISEISEAVSPYLGERAVKAASVRVASIGAPTMIAGNAVDDDYPNVDINDPAKPWYDG; the protein is encoded by the coding sequence ATGGATAAGTTAAGTAAAGAGTATACATTTCTTCTCGATGAGATTGCTAGAGAATTGGATATATCGCCAAGCAAGTACGAGCAGGCAGTGGAACGTTATTCCTCTGTTGGCGAATGGTTGGGAGAAGGTGACTACGGCCATTGTTACGATGGCCCAGATGTGTACCCACAAGGCTCCTTTAGAATGGGAACCGTTGTTCGTCCTTTTATCGATGGGGCTGAAGCTGATTATGATATCGATTTGGTCTTCGAGTTGAAGAAGCGCGTAGATGAAACGACCCCTAGAGAAGTTAGACAGCAGGTCGGTGACCGGTTGAAATATCATGGTATATACAAACAGCTCCTTAAGCCTGAGAGTCGGAGATGTTGGACGTTGGAATATGCGGAAGAGGACGGTGTTGGTTTTCACCTAGATGTGCTAATGGCTGTTCCCAAGAGTATTGGGAACGACGCTGTTTCAATTACCCACCGAAATGAAGACTGCTCTTACGAATGGGCTTCCAGTAATCCAAAGGGCTACGCTGAATGGTTTGAAGAAAAGAATCAGGTTGCATATGCTGCAGTTGAGAAACTTCAGAAAGATTTCATCCTTGAAGGGTACGAAGGTCTCTATGCTAATATTGATGAGGTTCCAGATCAATTGGTCAAAACCCCTCTACAAAGATCAATTCAGATTTTGAAGCGTCACCGTGATCAACGGTTTTCAGGACATCCTTATGAGGATGCAAAGCCAATCTCAATGATAATAACTACTCTTGCTGCAATGTTGTATGGAAATGAGGCAACTACTTTTGAAGCCCTTACCAATATTGTTCAGCAGCTTGATGCTCATGCAAGCCTTATTGATCATGGTTTTGCCCTTGAGAGCATGCAGGCTAAGAGAGACCTAGTTATTAAAACAGATGATGGCAAATGGATAATCCCTAATCCCGTTGATCCCGATGAAAATTTTGCAGATCGTTGGCATGAGAATGATCATGAAAAGGCTAAATATTTTTTTCAATGGGTGAAATGGGTACGTCAGGATTTGATGGATATCCTTGGGGAACAGTCAATTAGTGAGATTTCTGAGGCTGTGAGCCCTTATTTAGGTGAACGAGCTGTTAAGGCCGCTTCCGTCAGAGTAGCGTCTATTGGTGCGCCAACCATGATAGCAGGCAATGCTGTTGATGATGATTATCCGAATGTCGATATCAATGATCCTGCAAAGCCTTGGTACGATGGATAG
- a CDS encoding IS481 family transposase: protein MSSFNQNIIKHKIGLLNLAEELGNVSRACKLMGFSRDTFYRYHSAKEEGGVEALFDKSRRKPNLKNRVDQAIEDAVVVYATDFPAHGQTRTSNELRKLGVFVSPSGVRSIWLRHNLHNFKLRLTALEKISAEQGVVLTEAQVQALEKKKDDDLACGEIETAHPGYLGSQDTFYVGTIKGVGRIYQQTFVDTYSKWAAAKLYTTKTPITAADMLNDKVLPFFAEKEMGILRMLTDRGTEYCGCVEKHDYELFLGVCGIEHTKAKARHPQTNGICERFHKTILDEFYRVTFRRKIYTSLEELQADLDIWIDEYNTQRSHQGKMCCGRTPLATMLDGKELWNDKVLSLN from the coding sequence ATGTCCAGTTTCAATCAAAACATCATAAAACACAAGATAGGTCTGCTGAATCTGGCGGAAGAACTCGGTAATGTTTCCAGAGCTTGCAAGCTGATGGGCTTTTCTCGGGACACCTTTTACCGGTATCATTCAGCCAAGGAAGAAGGCGGTGTGGAAGCACTTTTTGATAAGTCCCGTCGTAAACCGAACCTGAAGAATCGGGTAGATCAGGCAATCGAAGACGCAGTTGTTGTTTACGCAACTGACTTTCCTGCTCATGGACAAACAAGAACCAGTAATGAGCTAAGAAAGTTGGGCGTTTTTGTTTCGCCTTCAGGAGTTAGATCCATTTGGCTCCGGCACAATCTCCATAATTTCAAGCTCCGGTTGACTGCGCTGGAGAAGATTTCAGCAGAGCAAGGAGTTGTACTCACCGAGGCGCAGGTTCAGGCCCTTGAGAAGAAAAAGGATGATGATTTGGCCTGCGGTGAAATCGAAACAGCCCATCCTGGCTATCTGGGTAGTCAGGACACCTTCTATGTCGGCACAATCAAAGGCGTTGGGCGGATCTATCAGCAGACTTTTGTGGACACCTATTCCAAGTGGGCAGCCGCAAAGCTCTACACAACCAAAACGCCGATCACTGCAGCCGATATGCTCAACGACAAGGTCCTTCCTTTCTTCGCGGAGAAGGAGATGGGCATTTTGCGCATGTTGACCGATAGGGGAACCGAGTACTGCGGATGCGTTGAGAAACACGATTACGAGCTGTTTCTTGGCGTTTGCGGCATTGAGCACACAAAGGCTAAGGCACGTCATCCGCAAACAAATGGGATTTGCGAACGTTTCCACAAAACAATTCTGGATGAATTTTACAGGGTCACGTTCAGGCGCAAGATCTACACTTCACTGGAAGAATTGCAGGCTGATCTCGATATCTGGATTGATGAATACAACACACAACGATCTCATCAGGGAAAAATGTGTTGCGGTCGAACACCACTGGCAACTATGCTGGATGGAAAAGAACTCTGGAACGACAAGGTTCTGAGTTTAAACTAA
- a CDS encoding radical SAM/SPASM domain-containing protein, whose amino-acid sequence MRSYTFLMKISEYCPLNCRYCYTENSVSNFMDIKLVGHTVRFVNNSEEIDAARFVWHGAEPLAVGGGKLNDFICYVKDHCEKQVQFSIQSNAVLIDNSIIDILKENKVSVGVSIDGTQGVHNFHRPYKDGRESYSRVLSNLIEMKDAGIDVSCICVLSKISIGYLADIYSFFKRHELPVRFSPIRPYGGAQGCKLTPAKEEAAEIMCALFDMWAQDQSDHGCVLVDALEVIGNILGNKPSLCTFAKNCQDGILCVTVNGKLVPCTDFHGAHYSYGNIADLNSLSDVLSSSVYKQFSRRCFSRGKCHDCEFWEFCFKGCPYRAIECGDFTDRDPEECYVNRIFFSHVTDRVLSSINKE is encoded by the coding sequence ATGAGATCGTATACCTTTCTGATGAAGATATCTGAGTATTGTCCGTTGAACTGTAGGTATTGTTATACAGAGAATAGTGTTTCAAATTTTATGGATATAAAACTAGTCGGACATACTGTTAGGTTTGTAAATAATTCTGAGGAAATAGATGCTGCTAGGTTTGTTTGGCATGGTGCGGAGCCATTGGCTGTTGGGGGGGGGAAGTTAAATGATTTCATTTGTTATGTGAAAGATCATTGCGAAAAACAGGTTCAATTTTCTATCCAATCAAATGCTGTTCTAATTGATAATTCGATTATTGATATTTTGAAAGAGAACAAAGTATCGGTAGGTGTTAGTATTGATGGAACTCAGGGAGTTCATAATTTTCATCGGCCATATAAAGATGGTAGGGAAAGCTATAGTCGTGTTCTTTCTAACTTAATAGAGATGAAAGATGCAGGTATTGATGTTTCCTGTATCTGCGTTTTGTCTAAAATATCTATTGGTTATTTGGCTGATATATATAGTTTTTTCAAAAGGCATGAACTGCCGGTAAGATTTTCTCCTATACGTCCATATGGTGGTGCACAAGGCTGTAAGCTAACTCCCGCCAAAGAAGAGGCAGCAGAGATCATGTGTGCACTCTTCGATATGTGGGCACAGGATCAATCTGACCATGGTTGCGTACTGGTGGATGCCTTGGAGGTTATAGGCAATATCTTGGGTAATAAACCCTCACTATGCACTTTTGCGAAAAATTGTCAGGATGGAATTCTGTGTGTTACCGTAAACGGAAAGTTGGTCCCATGTACCGATTTTCATGGAGCGCATTATTCGTATGGAAACATAGCTGATTTAAATTCTTTGTCGGATGTTCTCAGCAGTTCGGTGTATAAACAATTTTCTAGAAGATGTTTTTCAAGGGGAAAATGCCACGATTGTGAGTTTTGGGAGTTCTGTTTCAAAGGCTGCCCTTATAGGGCCATAGAGTGTGGAGATTTTACTGATAGGGATCCTGAAGAATGTTATGTTAATCGTATCTTTTTTAGCCATGTGACTGATCGCGTGCTAAGCTCAATTAATAAGGAGTAG
- a CDS encoding Hsp20/alpha crystallin family protein, with the protein MSITKLNPWNWFKKESEHERTLPIKQTEQGVRGYASPIDRFHADFDRMVDSMFSDFGMPSPRQLFNKVEPNFGKATIKPKVDVYGTDKEYVVEAELPGIEEKDLSIELKDDVLILSAEMKHEEKTEEKGYYRVERSYGSFRRVLNVPEDADKENINAKLNKGILRVTMPRTKAVESNSRKIAIENSSSD; encoded by the coding sequence ATGAGCATTACCAAGCTGAATCCCTGGAACTGGTTCAAGAAGGAAAGCGAACACGAAAGAACCCTTCCGATTAAACAAACGGAACAGGGCGTAAGAGGTTACGCTTCTCCGATTGACCGTTTCCACGCGGACTTTGATCGTATGGTTGATTCCATGTTCTCAGACTTTGGCATGCCATCGCCAAGACAACTGTTCAATAAAGTTGAACCGAACTTTGGCAAGGCTACCATTAAGCCCAAGGTAGATGTTTACGGAACAGACAAAGAGTATGTAGTTGAAGCCGAACTTCCCGGCATTGAAGAAAAGGACTTATCCATTGAACTTAAGGATGATGTTCTGATTCTCTCAGCTGAAATGAAGCATGAAGAAAAGACGGAAGAAAAAGGATACTACAGAGTTGAACGTTCATACGGATCATTTAGAAGAGTCCTGAACGTTCCTGAGGATGCTGACAAAGAAAACATCAATGCCAAACTTAATAAGGGTATACTGCGGGTAACTATGCCAAGAACAAAAGCTGTTGAAAGCAACTCTAGAAAAATAGCAATAGAAAATTCTAGTTCTGACTAA
- a CDS encoding CBASS cGAMP-activated phospholipase → MTTDFKNDRFQILALDGGGIKGLFSAAILAQLESDFCIRIQDHFDLIAGTSTGGIIALGLGKGLSPKELVEFYIHEGPNIFPDSYLDTPRHLVSCKYGSTSLEVCLKKNFGDVILGESERALVIPAYNISEDDVYLFKTPHHKGLRRDWKVEMWKVAMATSAAPTYFPAFTGVDDMRLIDGGVWANNPTMVGIAEAKNKLGVPLEAIRVFNIGTTDEVKGRPKNLDKGGRWQWKSEAIEVVLRGQSLGAFTHAGLLLGKKNVVRLDPQVPDRHFALDKVSTEGLLGKAAHFSRHIGPSFEEKFLKHTAPKFVPLHSYPKEVVDG, encoded by the coding sequence ATGACAACTGATTTTAAAAACGATCGATTTCAAATTCTTGCTCTAGACGGCGGAGGCATAAAAGGACTTTTTTCCGCTGCTATTCTCGCCCAACTTGAAAGTGATTTTTGTATACGTATTCAAGATCATTTCGATCTAATCGCGGGGACCTCCACTGGTGGGATTATAGCTCTTGGACTTGGTAAGGGGCTATCTCCCAAAGAACTCGTTGAGTTTTATATTCATGAAGGTCCTAATATTTTTCCTGATAGTTATCTTGATACTCCTCGTCATCTGGTATCTTGTAAATATGGTAGCACCTCCCTCGAAGTGTGCCTGAAGAAGAATTTTGGAGATGTCATTTTGGGAGAGAGTGAAAGAGCATTAGTCATTCCAGCTTATAACATAAGTGAAGACGATGTTTATCTTTTCAAGACCCCCCATCACAAAGGGTTGAGAAGGGACTGGAAAGTTGAGATGTGGAAGGTGGCGATGGCTACCAGTGCTGCACCAACCTATTTCCCTGCATTTACAGGTGTGGACGATATGCGTTTGATCGATGGAGGAGTGTGGGCAAATAACCCTACTATGGTTGGTATTGCCGAAGCGAAAAACAAACTTGGTGTGCCACTCGAAGCGATACGTGTTTTCAATATTGGGACAACAGACGAGGTAAAAGGAAGGCCTAAAAATTTAGATAAGGGTGGAAGATGGCAGTGGAAATCTGAGGCCATTGAAGTTGTCCTTAGGGGGCAGAGCCTTGGTGCTTTTACACACGCAGGTCTTTTGCTTGGAAAGAAGAACGTTGTTCGTCTTGACCCTCAGGTTCCGGATAGACATTTTGCTCTTGATAAAGTTTCTACTGAGGGCTTGCTTGGTAAAGCGGCGCATTTTAGCCGCCATATTGGCCCCAGTTTTGAGGAAAAATTTTTGAAACATACTGCGCCAAAGTTTGTACCGTTGCACAGCTATCCTAAGGAGGTAGTAGATGGATAA
- the mobF gene encoding MobF family relaxase, with the protein MLSICRMSIGSCDYYTSLAKEDYYTQGGEPPGRWFGKSADILQLSGQVDNDHLKAVLRGVSPDGKNLVQNAGKERQPGQDFTFSAPKSVSVVWANADQKVRQKIQQAQNNAVDKALERIEELALTRRGKGGHNKEHPIGIVAAKFEHSTSRAQDPQLHTHCVVANLVCRDDGSWGGMESTLQYQNKLALGALYRCELAAGFQKLGFQVQRDGDSFEIEGVGKEIIDYFSTRREEIEKSLATKGLTGARAAEIAALDTRQAKEMQSRAVLFREWQEASRELSFDFSDVMNRAEPSKELENPKTIEEFFEDLTDKTSTFSEADIWKTVAIDGQGHLNADGVRKRVSECLESSELVSLRNEKTGTIRYSTRKRVELEKRMVESFEKRKGEDSHRVSEQAVKKALVSRSLTAGQEAAFKKITQGINSIELLQGHAGTGKSYLLGAAKEVWEESGYRVKGCALVGKAAQGLEEGSGIESQTLHSFLYELEERRSVLSKKSILVLDEAGMVGSVQMEDLLIRAEQAGSKVVLVGDSKQLQPVSGGGSFAALWDRENDQLEITDVFRLKEVWQQEAALKIREGKSLQALEMYDNNGSISIADDRKQAINLMVQDWSQRYNQDKPGDSIMLASTNWEVDSINDWARQHLQDEGKLGPVSANFHSESQGQDIKLAEKDRIVFLKNNNELGVKNGTLAQVDFVAKTESGTYVHARTDDGKSVKFSDREYGHIQYGYAVTTHKSQGVTVDRSYVLGGGPMVSQEMAYVQATRQRHEVNWYFSKDDPEVSFSKGGLSKVLEETSKKMDRSQGKDTTLDYSIEKQVETDKLSKQLSQNYEFTLSR; encoded by the coding sequence ATGCTATCAATCTGCCGTATGAGCATTGGAAGCTGCGATTACTATACTTCTTTAGCTAAAGAAGACTACTACACTCAGGGGGGAGAACCCCCTGGGCGGTGGTTTGGAAAGAGTGCAGATATCTTACAGTTGTCCGGGCAAGTCGATAATGATCATTTAAAGGCAGTCCTTCGAGGAGTATCCCCTGATGGGAAAAATCTGGTACAGAACGCTGGAAAGGAGCGTCAACCTGGGCAGGACTTCACGTTTTCGGCTCCTAAGAGCGTTTCGGTAGTCTGGGCTAATGCTGATCAAAAAGTACGGCAAAAGATTCAGCAGGCGCAAAACAATGCGGTTGATAAGGCTCTTGAACGAATTGAGGAGCTAGCTCTTACACGGCGTGGTAAAGGCGGGCATAATAAAGAACATCCAATTGGCATTGTTGCTGCTAAGTTTGAGCATAGCACCAGCCGTGCGCAAGATCCGCAACTGCATACTCACTGCGTTGTGGCTAATCTTGTCTGCCGTGACGATGGCTCTTGGGGTGGAATGGAATCAACCCTCCAATATCAGAATAAGCTAGCTCTAGGGGCTTTGTATCGTTGCGAGTTGGCGGCGGGGTTTCAAAAGCTGGGCTTTCAGGTGCAGAGGGACGGAGACTCTTTTGAGATAGAAGGAGTTGGAAAAGAGATAATTGACTATTTTTCTACCCGTAGAGAGGAGATTGAAAAATCTCTTGCAACCAAAGGATTAACAGGAGCCAGAGCCGCTGAAATAGCCGCTCTGGATACCCGCCAAGCTAAGGAGATGCAAAGCCGAGCAGTTCTTTTTAGGGAGTGGCAAGAAGCTTCTCGTGAGTTGAGTTTTGATTTTTCGGACGTGATGAATAGAGCAGAACCAAGTAAAGAATTAGAAAATCCCAAAACTATCGAGGAATTTTTCGAAGATTTGACCGATAAGACCAGTACATTTTCTGAAGCTGATATCTGGAAAACAGTTGCTATTGATGGGCAAGGCCATCTTAACGCGGATGGTGTTCGTAAGCGCGTTAGCGAGTGTCTGGAAAGCTCAGAACTCGTCTCGCTTAGGAATGAAAAGACCGGGACTATCCGCTACTCGACTCGAAAACGAGTTGAGCTCGAAAAGCGTATGGTGGAGTCCTTTGAAAAAAGGAAAGGTGAGGATTCTCATAGGGTGTCGGAACAGGCCGTAAAAAAGGCTCTCGTTAGTCGTTCTCTTACTGCTGGGCAGGAAGCAGCTTTCAAGAAAATCACCCAAGGAATAAATTCTATCGAACTACTACAGGGGCATGCAGGAACGGGGAAAAGCTATTTGTTAGGCGCTGCTAAAGAAGTCTGGGAAGAAAGTGGATACAGAGTTAAAGGCTGCGCTTTAGTAGGGAAAGCTGCACAAGGCCTTGAGGAAGGTTCCGGTATTGAATCCCAGACACTTCATTCTTTTCTATACGAGTTAGAAGAAAGGCGTTCCGTCCTAAGTAAAAAGTCCATCTTAGTTTTGGATGAAGCAGGCATGGTGGGCTCTGTGCAGATGGAAGATCTTTTAATAAGGGCTGAGCAAGCTGGCTCAAAGGTTGTTCTTGTGGGCGATTCAAAGCAGCTCCAACCAGTTAGTGGGGGCGGTTCTTTTGCTGCTCTTTGGGATCGCGAGAATGATCAGTTAGAAATAACGGACGTTTTTCGTCTAAAAGAAGTTTGGCAGCAAGAAGCAGCATTGAAGATCCGTGAAGGAAAGAGTCTGCAAGCTTTGGAAATGTACGACAATAATGGAAGTATTTCGATCGCAGATGACCGCAAACAAGCTATTAACTTAATGGTTCAGGATTGGAGCCAGCGATACAATCAAGATAAGCCAGGAGATTCAATCATGCTTGCATCAACCAATTGGGAGGTGGATTCTATAAATGATTGGGCGCGTCAGCATTTACAGGACGAAGGAAAGCTCGGTCCTGTTTCAGCAAATTTCCATAGTGAATCCCAAGGGCAGGATATTAAACTTGCAGAAAAGGATCGAATCGTTTTTTTGAAAAATAATAACGAACTGGGAGTCAAAAACGGAACTCTTGCTCAAGTTGATTTTGTAGCAAAAACAGAAAGTGGGACTTATGTTCATGCGCGTACAGATGATGGCAAGTCTGTTAAGTTTTCAGATAGAGAGTACGGGCATATTCAATATGGGTATGCCGTCACCACCCACAAAAGTCAGGGTGTTACCGTCGATAGGTCTTATGTCCTGGGTGGTGGCCCTATGGTTTCTCAAGAAATGGCATACGTACAGGCAACGCGCCAACGTCATGAGGTTAACTGGTACTTTTCGAAAGATGATCCTGAAGTATCCTTTTCTAAAGGAGGTCTTTCAAAGGTGTTGGAAGAGACTTCTAAGAAGATGGATCGTTCTCAGGGAAAAGATACAACGTTGGATTACTCCATTGAAAAGCAAGTAGAAACAGATAAACTTTCAAAGCAATTATCACAGAATTATGAATTTACTCTTTCACGCTAA